A stretch of the Candidatus Saccharimonadales bacterium genome encodes the following:
- a CDS encoding thioredoxin domain-containing protein yields MDKRFLGLLVVIALVLTGIFFISNNKTAEAPSGPKGGLTDHIQGTASANVKLVEYGDFQCPACGRYHIPVKEVVEKYGSLISFQFRNFPLFSIHPNAIAGARAAEAADLQGKYWEMHDKLYEENYAQQIAQSQGKNYSTWLDASNPQSNFDNYASGLGLDLTKFRQDYKSKTTNDRVQADLREATRLGVDSTPTFYLNGKKISTPSPTLEAFSKVIDAEIVKKGGTPPPATAPAASTAPAAETTPAPAE; encoded by the coding sequence ATGGACAAACGCTTTTTGGGACTGCTAGTTGTTATTGCTCTGGTGCTCACGGGAATATTCTTTATCAGCAACAATAAAACAGCTGAAGCCCCGTCAGGTCCTAAGGGCGGACTTACCGACCACATCCAAGGAACAGCTTCTGCGAACGTCAAACTTGTAGAGTACGGCGATTTCCAGTGCCCAGCCTGTGGACGATATCATATTCCAGTCAAAGAAGTAGTTGAAAAGTATGGATCGCTCATATCGTTCCAATTCCGCAATTTCCCCCTGTTTTCGATTCATCCCAATGCCATAGCTGGCGCCCGGGCAGCCGAAGCAGCTGACCTGCAAGGCAAATACTGGGAAATGCATGACAAACTATATGAGGAAAACTACGCTCAGCAAATTGCCCAGAGTCAAGGCAAAAATTACTCCACCTGGCTCGACGCTTCAAATCCGCAAAGCAACTTCGACAACTACGCCTCTGGGCTTGGCTTGGATCTGACAAAATTCCGCCAGGACTACAAGAGCAAGACCACTAATGACCGCGTGCAAGCTGACCTGAGAGAAGCGACCCGTCTGGGCGTCGACAGCACACCGACATTCTATTTGAACGGCAAAAAGATCAGCACCCCGAGTCCAACGCTTGAAGCATTCAGCAAAGTAATCGACGCCGAAATTGTCAAAAAAGGCGGCACACCACCACCTGCAACAGCGCCTGCTGCAAGTACAGCCCCAGCCGCCGAGACAACCCCGGCACCTGCCGAATAG
- the aspS gene encoding aspartate--tRNA ligase has protein sequence MSTQTRTVTQETPQHVGESIILKGWVQSRRDHGGLIFIDIRDHTGLAQLVIQPDTVEAFATAEQLRDEFVIKAVGVVRARQEHLQNPNIASGTIEIKVDALTILNRSEPMPIQIHSDAMASEELRLRYRYLDLRRPKMQNMLRSRAAMYKRMRTYMDERDFVEITTPVLANSSPEGARDFLIPSRIHPEKFYALPQAPQQFKQLLMVGGVPRYYQIAACFRDEDPRADRLYGEFYQLDMEMAFAESGEEVRMTIEPLIKSLVTDFAGKQLLHEDIPRITYDDAMNRYGSDKPDLRYKMELIELSEELKDSEFGVFAGAIKNGGTVKAICVKGAAVLSRSQIDHYTEIAKQEGAGGLAYLTFADGEIKSPIAKFLKPTELDTIKAKLGAEDGDIVFFGADTRQVVNKVLGKLRIEFANYFKLKDPNIISLVWIVDFPFYEWDDKAQKVDFGHNPFSMPRGGVEGLDVEDKLSIVADQYDMAMNGYEICSGAVRNHNPDIMYKAFGALGYDTNYVDAKFGAMINAFKYGAPPHAGCAFGVDRMLMELQNEENVREVVAFPKNGSGIDTMMNSPSIVEAAQLKELSIQTVVED, from the coding sequence ATGAGCACACAAACGAGAACTGTTACACAAGAAACACCGCAACATGTCGGTGAAAGTATTATTCTGAAAGGCTGGGTGCAGTCCAGGCGCGACCATGGCGGCCTGATATTTATCGATATCCGTGACCACACTGGACTCGCCCAATTGGTTATCCAGCCTGACACTGTAGAAGCATTTGCTACCGCCGAACAGCTGCGTGATGAATTCGTTATCAAAGCCGTCGGTGTTGTGCGAGCCCGTCAGGAACACCTCCAAAATCCGAATATTGCCAGCGGAACCATCGAAATAAAAGTCGATGCGCTGACTATTCTGAACCGTTCAGAACCGATGCCGATTCAAATCCACAGCGATGCCATGGCAAGCGAAGAGCTACGACTACGCTACCGATACCTTGATCTACGCCGCCCCAAAATGCAAAACATGCTGCGCTCGCGGGCCGCTATGTATAAGCGGATGCGGACCTACATGGACGAACGCGACTTTGTTGAAATAACCACGCCTGTACTGGCTAATTCCAGTCCAGAGGGCGCCCGTGACTTTTTGATTCCGTCACGTATCCATCCGGAAAAATTCTATGCTTTGCCGCAAGCTCCGCAACAGTTCAAGCAGCTGCTGATGGTTGGCGGCGTGCCACGCTACTATCAAATTGCCGCTTGTTTCCGCGATGAAGACCCCAGGGCTGATCGCCTGTACGGTGAATTCTACCAGCTTGACATGGAAATGGCATTTGCTGAAAGTGGCGAGGAAGTTCGTATGACCATTGAGCCGCTCATCAAGAGCCTGGTAACTGATTTTGCCGGTAAGCAGCTGCTGCATGAAGATATTCCACGGATAACCTACGACGATGCAATGAACCGCTACGGATCAGACAAGCCCGACCTTCGCTACAAGATGGAACTAATCGAATTGTCCGAAGAATTGAAAGACTCTGAATTTGGCGTGTTTGCTGGAGCTATTAAAAACGGAGGAACGGTAAAGGCGATCTGTGTCAAAGGCGCAGCTGTACTGAGCCGGTCTCAAATCGACCACTACACAGAAATTGCCAAACAAGAAGGCGCCGGCGGTCTGGCGTACCTGACGTTTGCGGACGGCGAAATCAAATCGCCGATTGCTAAATTTCTTAAACCGACTGAGCTTGATACTATCAAAGCTAAGCTTGGCGCTGAAGACGGTGACATCGTATTCTTCGGAGCGGATACACGCCAGGTTGTAAACAAAGTTCTCGGTAAGCTGCGCATTGAATTCGCGAATTACTTCAAACTAAAAGACCCAAACATTATCTCACTAGTTTGGATCGTCGATTTCCCATTCTATGAATGGGATGACAAAGCCCAGAAGGTTGACTTCGGCCACAACCCATTCTCGATGCCTCGAGGCGGCGTAGAGGGTCTTGATGTCGAAGATAAACTCAGCATCGTCGCCGACCAGTACGATATGGCCATGAACGGCTATGAAATTTGTTCGGGTGCCGTCCGAAACCACAACCCAGACATCATGTACAAGGCATTTGGCGCCTTAGGATATGACACAAACTACGTCGATGCGAAGTTCGGTGCCATGATTAATGCCTTCAAGTACGGTGCGCCGCCACACGCCGGTTGTGCCTTCGGTGTTGACCGTATGCTTATGGAACTGCAAAACGAAGAAAACGTTCGTGAGGTCGTGGCTTTCCCTAAAAACGGCTCCGGTATTGACACGATGATGAATTCTCCGAGCATCGTCGAAGCTGCTCAGCTCAAAGAACTGAGTATTCAAACAGTCGTAGAGGACTAA
- a CDS encoding O-antigen ligase family protein — MKKLTTSQFSPSERFIVRSMTGLSALILAILPFHAFITVWGSTLVGNYTLLRLWKECILAVLLIGAAVLAVNMLRAEQDIRAAMRRQPLLLLIGAYIILLAGSGAASVVSGAVTPKAFAYGLLLDSRFLIFFIVTWLVARRSSWLVDHWRQLLLLPAAIVVVFGLLQATLLPADFLRHFGYGADTIDAVQTIDQKSTYQRIQSTLRGANPFGAYLIIIISALAVLASRASPKRWLYIVSLAAACAALAMTFSRSAWLGTTLALAWLTWWSISSNKVRKGLLIGGSLLCMLLLVAGYALRDNDVFQNTILHTDENSRSASSSNEGHLTASRDGLIDILRQPQGGGTGSAGPASAYNDSKPARIAENYYLQLGQEAGVIGMLLFAAINLLVAQRLWQRRHARLPQILLASLVGISLVALLSHVWTDDTLSYVWWGLAGAAIGGIAVRRTGSRDVS, encoded by the coding sequence TCGTACGTTCTATGACCGGGCTGAGTGCGCTCATACTGGCAATTTTACCGTTCCACGCCTTTATCACTGTCTGGGGCTCTACATTGGTCGGTAACTATACGCTCCTGCGGCTATGGAAAGAATGTATCCTGGCTGTGCTGCTAATCGGTGCGGCTGTCCTAGCCGTGAATATGCTTCGCGCAGAGCAAGACATACGTGCAGCGATGCGTCGTCAACCGCTGTTGCTGCTAATAGGCGCCTACATAATCCTACTAGCTGGAAGTGGTGCTGCCAGCGTTGTCAGCGGCGCAGTGACGCCCAAGGCCTTTGCATACGGCTTACTTCTAGATAGCCGGTTTCTGATTTTTTTCATAGTAACATGGCTGGTGGCACGCCGTAGCAGTTGGCTGGTTGATCATTGGCGGCAATTGTTGCTGCTACCGGCGGCTATCGTCGTTGTGTTTGGTCTGTTGCAGGCGACGCTGCTACCAGCAGATTTTTTGCGGCATTTTGGCTATGGAGCAGATACGATTGATGCTGTACAGACGATCGACCAAAAATCCACCTATCAGCGTATTCAATCAACACTGCGCGGCGCCAACCCCTTCGGTGCCTACCTGATCATTATTATTTCCGCACTGGCAGTACTCGCCAGTCGTGCGTCACCAAAACGATGGCTATATATTGTTTCGCTGGCAGCGGCATGTGCAGCGCTAGCTATGACGTTTTCCCGCAGTGCCTGGCTCGGAACTACCCTGGCATTAGCCTGGCTGACCTGGTGGTCAATCAGCTCTAATAAAGTTCGCAAGGGACTACTCATTGGCGGTAGTCTGCTGTGTATGCTGCTGCTGGTTGCTGGCTATGCGCTGCGCGATAACGACGTGTTTCAAAACACGATTCTACATACTGATGAGAATTCACGCTCAGCCAGCAGTTCCAACGAGGGGCATCTGACTGCTTCGCGGGATGGCCTCATCGATATCCTGCGCCAGCCGCAAGGCGGTGGTACTGGCTCTGCCGGCCCGGCGTCAGCATACAATGACAGCAAACCGGCCCGTATTGCCGAGAATTATTACTTACAACTTGGCCAAGAGGCCGGTGTGATCGGGATGCTCTTGTTTGCCGCGATTAATCTATTGGTAGCGCAGCGATTATGGCAACGACGACATGCGCGACTGCCGCAGATATTGCTTGCTAGTCTTGTCGGGATATCACTAGTTGCTCTGTTGTCGCATGTTTGGACCGATGATACGCTCAGCTATGTCTGGTGGGGGCTGGCCGGTGCCGCGATAGGTGGGATAGCCGTTCGTCGTACAGGGTCTCGTGATGTATCTTAA
- the nadD gene encoding nicotinate (nicotinamide) nucleotide adenylyltransferase yields the protein MTQTIPITTHMPLWLQSGHLNYAATAAAIIRLSQCTDILFVPNVKYRRNVAKVDLLRPNIHKQPKQVRLGIYAGAFDPVHAGHVGFALQALQAASLDEIIFMPERRPPLKPGVEHYAHRVAMLKKALKPHPKLAVLEMVDRQYSVSRTLPQLRSLFPQAQLIFLMGSDAALDMPAWPHVQRLLEVAELVVGVRSQHQHQTVAKSVQAWTVQPRALTIIDSYAPDVSSAVIRQALRTGQYAQGLLTSVSRYARQEWLYVSPGSMSR from the coding sequence ATGACACAAACGATACCGATTACGACGCATATGCCGCTATGGTTACAGAGCGGTCACTTGAACTATGCTGCGACAGCTGCGGCCATTATCCGATTGAGCCAGTGCACGGACATTTTGTTTGTCCCGAATGTAAAGTACCGACGAAATGTTGCGAAGGTGGACCTATTGCGGCCTAATATACACAAACAGCCAAAACAAGTACGCCTCGGTATATATGCCGGGGCGTTTGATCCTGTACATGCCGGGCATGTTGGTTTTGCCCTGCAGGCGCTGCAGGCGGCCAGCTTGGATGAAATAATATTTATGCCAGAACGTAGACCGCCACTTAAGCCAGGCGTTGAGCACTACGCACACCGTGTCGCCATGCTAAAGAAAGCCCTGAAGCCACACCCGAAACTAGCTGTGCTGGAAATGGTAGATAGGCAGTATAGCGTCAGTCGGACATTGCCGCAGCTAAGATCTCTGTTTCCACAGGCGCAACTGATATTTTTGATGGGATCTGACGCAGCATTGGACATGCCAGCCTGGCCGCATGTCCAACGTTTGCTGGAGGTTGCTGAGCTGGTTGTCGGCGTTCGGTCACAGCATCAGCACCAGACTGTAGCCAAGTCGGTACAAGCTTGGACTGTGCAGCCAAGGGCGCTAACGATTATTGATAGTTATGCGCCTGACGTATCGTCTGCCGTAATCCGCCAAGCGCTGCGTACTGGGCAATATGCGCAAGGCTTGCTGACAAGTGTCAGCCGCTACGCTCGCCAGGAATGGCTGTATGTATCGCCAGGCTCAATGAGCCGCTAA
- a CDS encoding CBS domain-containing protein, with translation MYEYILGLLLLCFAFLLLMLQKTYYYFPARELKRQARSGDNEAAAMYRAVAYGASLRLLLWFLIGLAVAGSFLLLSVVAPAWLVFVAVTGAVWYGFAWIPNARVGSLAVRLAVLLTPLLAWILYYTHPFLDFITRNIEHHRPITFHTGLFEREDLIDLIKSQRGIAGSRISDAELDIVEHALSFGEKTVQSIMVPRSQVQVVREQDMLGPILMDELYESGFSRFPVVGADDQTIAGIVYLKDLVADKSGGSVADSMKPSVHFVHEDQTLYQVLHAFQTTKQHLFAVINSDETYVGIITIEDVLEQVIGHKIDDDFDSYEDRRAVAAAGSKHTIPLSEVVGETSGKSIDETDTLPAGDTN, from the coding sequence ATGTACGAATATATTTTAGGACTACTATTACTTTGTTTCGCGTTTTTGCTGTTAATGCTGCAAAAAACGTATTATTATTTTCCGGCCCGCGAACTCAAGCGCCAGGCCCGCAGCGGTGATAATGAGGCCGCAGCCATGTACCGGGCGGTGGCGTACGGCGCCAGCTTGCGTCTGTTACTGTGGTTCTTGATCGGGTTGGCGGTAGCAGGCAGCTTTTTGCTGCTCTCTGTCGTTGCTCCCGCCTGGTTGGTGTTTGTAGCCGTTACTGGAGCCGTATGGTATGGATTCGCTTGGATACCCAATGCCCGCGTCGGAAGCTTAGCGGTGCGTCTGGCGGTGCTGCTAACTCCGCTCCTTGCCTGGATTCTGTATTACACACATCCATTTCTGGACTTTATAACCCGGAACATAGAACATCATCGGCCAATTACGTTTCACACCGGCCTGTTTGAACGCGAAGATTTGATTGACCTCATCAAAAGCCAACGCGGTATCGCCGGCAGCCGGATATCGGACGCCGAGCTGGATATCGTCGAGCATGCACTAAGTTTTGGCGAGAAAACGGTGCAAAGCATCATGGTACCGCGCAGTCAGGTCCAAGTCGTCCGCGAACAAGATATGCTGGGACCAATTCTGATGGATGAATTATACGAAAGTGGTTTTTCGAGGTTCCCAGTAGTTGGTGCCGATGATCAAACGATTGCCGGCATAGTGTATTTAAAAGATCTTGTAGCCGATAAAAGTGGCGGTTCGGTCGCGGACAGTATGAAGCCAAGCGTACATTTCGTCCACGAGGATCAGACCTTGTACCAAGTGCTGCACGCCTTTCAAACTACCAAACAACACCTGTTCGCCGTCATCAATAGTGATGAAACGTATGTCGGCATTATAACGATCGAAGATGTGCTTGAGCAGGTAATTGGCCATAAAATTGATGATGACTTCGATAGTTATGAGGATAGGCGCGCCGTGGCTGCGGCCGGCAGCAAACACACCATACCGCTTTCGGAAGTGGTCGGTGAGACCTCAGGGAAATCTATTGACGAAACTGACACATTGCCAGCTGGTGACACGAACTAG